A window of Fictibacillus halophilus contains these coding sequences:
- a CDS encoding diphthine--ammonia ligase, producing the protein MKKRIVVSFSGGKDSILALYRLQKSEEWEIDSLLTTLTEDYERTTMHGVRNELLEMQAKSLGIPLRVVWIPKDCPNDLYQQRMKNAVDDIISDGIQYIMFGDIFLEDVKEYREKMLDGTGITPIFPIWGESSEEIIDEFLRNGFKTVVCCSDTLKIDPSFTGRVIDEEFIEDYPNKHDICGENGEFHTFVFDGPNFSFPVTYTLGETRMVRDMISNEDRFYYVDILPKG; encoded by the coding sequence ATGAAGAAAAGAATTGTCGTTTCATTTAGTGGAGGAAAAGACTCTATTTTAGCTCTGTATCGACTACAGAAGTCTGAAGAATGGGAGATTGATTCCTTACTAACTACGTTGACAGAGGACTATGAGCGGACAACCATGCATGGCGTTCGTAATGAGCTTTTAGAAATGCAGGCAAAATCACTTGGTATACCGCTTCGAGTGGTTTGGATACCTAAAGATTGTCCGAATGATCTATACCAACAAAGAATGAAAAATGCTGTTGATGACATCATATCCGATGGTATACAGTACATCATGTTTGGCGATATTTTCTTAGAAGATGTAAAAGAGTACCGCGAAAAAATGTTAGACGGTACAGGGATCACGCCAATCTTTCCAATATGGGGCGAGAGTTCTGAGGAAATTATTGATGAGTTCTTACGTAACGGGTTTAAGACTGTTGTATGTTGCTCTGATACACTAAAAATAGATCCCTCCTTTACTGGCCGTGTCATAGACGAGGAGTTTATAGAAGACTATCCGAACAAGCATGATATATGTGGTGAAAACGGAGAATTTCACACCTTTGTTTTTGATGGACCGAACTTTTCCTTTCCTGTTACGTACACCTTAGGGGAGACGCGAATGGTAAGAGATATGATCAGTAATGAAGATCGTTTTTATTATGTGGATATCCTTCCGAAAGGGTAG
- a CDS encoding ArsR/SmtB family transcription factor, producing MSNEYAVEMFRKTIPLFQALGDPVRQDLVLLLAETDKMNVTDIASQSPMSRPTVSHHLKILREAGIVGTEKKGKEIFYFLTLDQTVVQLKQLIHIIEEECIL from the coding sequence ATGTCAAATGAATATGCAGTAGAGATGTTCAGAAAAACAATCCCTTTGTTTCAAGCATTAGGTGACCCAGTCAGACAAGACCTTGTCCTGCTTTTAGCGGAAACAGATAAAATGAATGTAACGGATATCGCGAGTCAATCTCCTATGTCACGGCCAACAGTCTCCCATCACTTAAAAATATTACGAGAAGCTGGAATTGTTGGGACCGAGAAAAAAGGGAAAGAGATTTTTTATTTCTTAACTCTTGACCAAACCGTGGTTCAGCTCAAACAGCTCATTCACATTATTGAAGAGGAATGTATTCTGTAG
- a CDS encoding alpha/beta-type small acid-soluble spore protein: MARRNKLVVPGAQQAIDQMKYEIASEFGVTLGPDTTARANGSVGGEMTKRLVAMGQQQLSGGNR, from the coding sequence ATGGCAAGAAGAAATAAATTGGTTGTCCCAGGAGCACAGCAAGCAATTGATCAAATGAAATATGAGATCGCATCTGAGTTCGGTGTTACACTTGGCCCAGATACAACTGCTCGTGCGAATGGCTCGGTTGGTGGGGAAATGACAAAACGTTTAGTCGCAATGGGTCAGCAGCAGTTAAGTGGCGGTAATCGCTAA
- a CDS encoding polysaccharide deacetylase family protein translates to MYDWDNKEIWTNKKNWDKQEPPKGSKSLILTFDDGPSSVLVELLDILKKNNVKALFFWQSKLLHKNRPWKRVIEEGHMIGGHSLRHRVLTRLSYSDQLHDITTNLKQIETLTGQKVKYFRPPYGQFNEDTLQVLKELGVVPFLWEVAGLDWEPKQNPLHIVHNILNHAEDGSVILLHELKQTVEILDELISELKLEGYEFLLPPK, encoded by the coding sequence GTGTACGACTGGGATAATAAAGAAATCTGGACAAATAAAAAAAATTGGGACAAGCAGGAACCACCAAAAGGATCAAAATCACTGATTCTTACATTTGATGATGGGCCATCCTCCGTTTTGGTTGAACTGCTGGATATTCTCAAAAAAAATAATGTCAAAGCGCTGTTCTTTTGGCAGTCAAAGTTGTTGCATAAAAATCGTCCTTGGAAACGTGTGATAGAGGAAGGTCATATGATCGGTGGACATTCATTGCGTCATCGCGTTTTAACAAGACTTTCTTATAGTGACCAGCTGCATGATATTACTACGAATTTGAAACAGATAGAGACACTAACGGGTCAAAAAGTAAAGTATTTTCGTCCGCCTTACGGACAGTTTAATGAAGATACATTGCAAGTTCTAAAAGAGCTCGGAGTGGTCCCTTTCTTATGGGAAGTGGCGGGTCTCGACTGGGAACCCAAACAGAATCCTTTACACATAGTTCATAATATCTTGAATCATGCTGAGGATGGCTCTGTTATCTTGCTTCATGAACTAAAGCAAACGGTAGAAATTTTAGATGAACTGATTTCTGAATTAAAACTAGAAGGCTATGAGTTCTTATTGCCTCCTAAATAG
- a CDS encoding amino acid ABC transporter permease yields MNNLSEILINSLPYLLEGAVFTIVISLVSIFGALIFGLVIALCRMSSNKFLSGIAKGYISFFRGTPLLIQLLILYNGFTFIYVPEGWQAALAGLILHFSAYIAESYRGAIQSIEKGQWEAAFSLGMNRYLTYKEVILPQAWRISIPSVWNSLIDIVKASSLASVITVPELTLMADQISASQLIVLPVLLEAAVIYWILTSLLDGLRVLLERRIKISQ; encoded by the coding sequence GTGAATAACCTATCAGAAATACTGATCAACTCCCTCCCCTATTTGCTGGAGGGAGCTGTTTTTACTATCGTCATCAGCCTTGTATCCATTTTCGGAGCGCTTATTTTTGGATTGGTCATTGCTTTATGCAGGATGTCATCTAATAAATTCTTGTCAGGGATTGCTAAAGGGTATATTTCTTTCTTCAGAGGAACGCCATTATTAATTCAATTATTAATTCTTTATAACGGCTTTACGTTTATTTATGTACCCGAGGGCTGGCAAGCGGCGCTTGCTGGACTCATACTCCACTTTAGTGCCTATATTGCAGAATCGTATCGAGGTGCTATTCAGTCGATCGAAAAAGGGCAATGGGAAGCTGCTTTCTCTCTTGGAATGAACAGATATCTTACGTATAAAGAAGTTATTCTCCCTCAAGCATGGAGAATTTCTATTCCATCCGTTTGGAATTCACTGATTGATATCGTTAAGGCCTCTTCATTAGCATCTGTAATTACCGTACCAGAGCTTACCTTAATGGCCGATCAAATTAGCGCGTCACAACTTATCGTACTTCCCGTTCTCTTAGAAGCTGCAGTCATCTATTGGATTTTAACTTCTCTATTGGATGGTCTTCGAGTATTGCTTGAAAGAAGAATCAAAATCAGCCAATAA
- a CDS encoding ABC transporter ATP-binding protein produces MAGIKLNNIVKRYENKVTAVHDFNLDISDKEFIVFVGPSGCGKSTTLRMIAGLEEISEGDLIIDDRVVNDVAPKDRDIAMVFQNYALYPHMNVYDNMAFGLKLRKFSKEEIEKRVKEAARILGLEQYLDRKPKALSGGQRQRVALGRAIVRDAKVFLMDEPLSNLDAKLRVQMRAEITKLHQRLQTTTIYVTHDQTEAMTMATRIVVMKDGRIQQVGSPKEVYDTPENVFVGGFIGSPAMNFLNGTLEDGFFKVGDTKIAVPGGKMKILQEKGYNNKDVILGIRPEDIHDEPVFLESSSNTKIEAKIDVAELMGAETFLYSTVSGQDFIARVDSRTDIRNGQDISLAFDMNKAHFFDKETELRIR; encoded by the coding sequence ATGGCAGGTATTAAATTAAATAACATCGTCAAAAGATATGAAAATAAAGTAACAGCTGTACATGATTTCAACCTCGATATTTCGGATAAAGAATTCATCGTATTCGTAGGACCATCTGGTTGCGGTAAATCAACAACACTTCGTATGATCGCTGGTCTAGAAGAAATTTCTGAAGGTGATCTAATCATCGACGATCGTGTAGTAAACGATGTAGCTCCAAAAGATCGTGACATCGCGATGGTTTTCCAAAACTATGCCCTGTATCCTCACATGAACGTTTATGACAACATGGCATTCGGACTTAAGCTTAGAAAGTTCAGCAAAGAAGAAATTGAAAAGCGTGTTAAAGAAGCAGCACGTATTCTTGGTCTTGAGCAATACTTGGATCGTAAACCAAAAGCACTTTCAGGTGGTCAGCGTCAGCGTGTTGCACTAGGACGTGCCATCGTTCGTGATGCAAAGGTATTCTTGATGGATGAGCCGTTATCGAACCTAGATGCAAAACTTCGTGTTCAGATGCGTGCAGAGATCACAAAGCTTCACCAACGTCTGCAAACGACTACAATCTACGTAACGCATGACCAAACAGAAGCAATGACGATGGCAACACGTATCGTTGTTATGAAAGACGGACGTATCCAGCAAGTTGGATCTCCGAAAGAAGTATACGATACTCCTGAAAATGTCTTTGTTGGTGGATTTATCGGAAGCCCTGCAATGAACTTCTTGAACGGTACGCTTGAAGACGGATTCTTTAAAGTAGGTGACACGAAGATTGCCGTTCCTGGCGGAAAAATGAAGATTCTACAAGAAAAAGGCTACAACAACAAAGATGTTATTCTAGGTATCCGTCCTGAAGATATTCATGACGAGCCTGTATTCTTAGAGTCATCTTCAAACACGAAGATTGAAGCGAAGATCGACGTTGCTGAACTGATGGGTGCTGAAACGTTCTTGTACTCTACAGTTAGCGGACAAGATTTTATCGCACGAGTAGATTCACGTACAGACATTCGCAACGGTCAGGACATTTCCTTAGCGTTTGACATGAACAAAGCACATTTCTTTGATAAAGAAACGGAGCTACGTATCCGTTAA
- a CDS encoding SDR family NAD(P)-dependent oxidoreductase gives MINNKNALITGASSGIGLEFANLFAKDGYHLVLTARNETKLNEIAEQMSKKYGINVTVFAKDLSKTDAAEELTAEIIAKGIKIDVLINNAGFAAYGPFNETSWKDEKEMIQVNITALTTMTKQLLPGMIKRNRGKILNVASTAAFQPGPLMAVYYATKAYVLSFSEAINYELRHTDVSVTALCPGATATNFEKRASLESSRLFQSGAMDASDVARSGYNALMSKDSIAIPGFKNKALANIVRFLPRKTVLKIVHYVQDKK, from the coding sequence ATGATAAATAATAAAAATGCTCTCATTACAGGTGCCTCAAGCGGAATTGGTCTTGAATTTGCCAATCTCTTTGCAAAAGACGGCTATCACTTGGTGCTTACAGCTAGAAATGAGACAAAGCTTAATGAAATTGCCGAGCAAATGTCAAAAAAATACGGTATTAACGTTACCGTATTTGCAAAAGATTTAAGCAAAACAGACGCTGCGGAAGAACTGACTGCAGAGATAATTGCAAAAGGTATAAAGATTGACGTTTTGATCAACAATGCAGGATTTGCTGCTTATGGACCGTTTAACGAGACATCATGGAAAGATGAAAAAGAGATGATTCAAGTTAACATTACCGCCCTAACAACAATGACTAAACAGCTCCTTCCTGGAATGATTAAGCGTAATCGAGGAAAGATCCTAAATGTAGCCTCAACTGCAGCTTTCCAACCTGGACCTTTAATGGCGGTGTATTATGCGACAAAAGCATATGTACTTTCCTTCTCAGAAGCAATCAACTATGAACTACGCCATACAGATGTTAGCGTTACTGCTCTTTGCCCGGGAGCTACAGCTACAAACTTCGAAAAGCGTGCAAGCCTTGAATCTTCTCGTTTGTTTCAATCAGGTGCGATGGATGCGAGCGATGTTGCACGGTCAGGCTACAATGCCTTAATGTCTAAAGATTCAATAGCAATTCCAGGATTTAAAAATAAAGCTTTGGCTAACATCGTTCGATTCTTGCCTCGAAAGACCGTTTTAAAAATCGTGCATTATGTACAAGACAAAAAATAA
- a CDS encoding transporter substrate-binding domain-containing protein: MKNTFKFLSALALSVILLSACGNSDESKSGSGSDKKVLTIGTEATYPPFSYRDKKTNEITGYDVEVAKEVAKRLDMEPKFVATEWKNMFTSLDSKRFDLVANQVTITDERKAKYDFSTPYTVSGGQVIVNKDNKDIKGIEDLKGKVVGTTQGSNYAAEAEKAGAKTKFYKGAAQVLTDLDVNRVDAAMNDQLFILTELKKTDYNVKAVGEPFNENEMAFAFRKDDKDLIKDVNKALEEMKNDGTLKKLSEKYFGENVSE; this comes from the coding sequence TTGAAAAACACATTTAAATTCCTGTCAGCTCTCGCTCTTTCTGTCATTCTGTTGTCAGCATGCGGAAATTCTGACGAGTCAAAATCAGGTTCAGGTTCAGATAAAAAAGTACTTACAATAGGTACAGAAGCTACATATCCACCATTCTCCTACCGTGATAAAAAGACAAACGAAATCACAGGATATGATGTTGAAGTAGCAAAGGAAGTAGCAAAACGCCTTGATATGGAGCCGAAGTTTGTAGCCACTGAATGGAAGAACATGTTTACTTCTCTAGACTCTAAACGATTTGATCTTGTAGCGAATCAAGTAACCATTACGGATGAAAGAAAAGCTAAATATGATTTCTCTACTCCATATACCGTTTCTGGCGGACAAGTTATCGTCAACAAAGATAACAAAGATATTAAAGGGATTGAAGATTTAAAAGGCAAAGTAGTCGGTACAACACAAGGAAGTAACTATGCTGCTGAAGCTGAAAAAGCTGGAGCAAAAACAAAGTTCTATAAAGGTGCTGCACAAGTCTTAACTGATCTTGATGTTAATCGTGTAGATGCTGCAATGAACGATCAGCTTTTCATCCTGACAGAATTAAAGAAAACAGATTATAACGTTAAAGCTGTTGGTGAGCCATTTAACGAGAACGAAATGGCATTTGCATTCCGAAAAGATGACAAAGATCTAATTAAAGATGTAAACAAAGCTCTTGAAGAAATGAAGAATGACGGTACACTGAAAAAGCTCTCCGAAAAATATTTTGGAGAAAACGTAAGTGAATAA
- a CDS encoding aldehyde dehydrogenase family protein gives MKNVMIAKHPATGETIDQWLETGENQVPEMYEKASAAFQYWSTRSLEARLTFIKKIKQYLLDNMDELVDEICAATGKVKTEALTADLMPVIDIIGHYEKRAPKILKRKKVSTPLLFIGKSSYVDYFPLGTVLVISPWNYPFQLSMTPVISALMAGNSVILKPSEVTPTIGLLIEKIAREVNLPKNVLQVAHGGKELGQALVSGTPDGIFFTGSVETGRKIGVEASTRFIPYTLELGGKDPMIVFEDAHINRAVNGAVWGAFTNAGQVCMSIERVYVQHAIHGEFIDRLVEETKKLKLGEDIGSLTFPHQKEIIRNHVKDALDKGALLLTGKHPDHWGESMYLEPMILTNVTEEMSIIKEETFGPVLPVTSFASEEEAIEKANSTEFGLNASVWTKDSTRANRVTSKLVTGSAVINDVMVSVANPHLPFGGVKSSGVGRYHGDEGLFIFTRQMSVMKDAGIKQREVNWYPYENKYSKIRTLIKAYFSNSKQRAELIRSGIKQLRKK, from the coding sequence ATGAAAAACGTAATGATTGCAAAACACCCTGCAACAGGTGAAACCATTGATCAGTGGCTGGAAACGGGAGAAAATCAAGTACCTGAAATGTATGAAAAAGCGTCTGCTGCTTTTCAATATTGGTCCACTCGTTCGTTAGAAGCTCGATTAACGTTTATAAAAAAAATTAAGCAGTATCTGCTAGATAACATGGATGAACTTGTAGATGAAATTTGTGCTGCGACTGGAAAGGTGAAGACTGAAGCGCTAACAGCAGATCTTATGCCTGTTATTGATATCATTGGACATTATGAAAAGCGCGCACCAAAAATTTTAAAGCGGAAAAAAGTTTCCACCCCGCTTCTTTTTATCGGTAAATCTTCGTATGTGGATTATTTTCCTTTAGGAACAGTTTTAGTCATCTCTCCATGGAACTATCCTTTTCAATTGTCGATGACACCTGTAATATCTGCGTTGATGGCGGGGAATTCTGTGATTTTAAAACCATCTGAGGTTACACCTACGATTGGACTGTTGATTGAAAAAATTGCGAGAGAAGTAAATCTGCCTAAAAATGTCCTTCAAGTTGCGCACGGGGGAAAAGAGCTTGGACAAGCTTTAGTTTCTGGTACGCCGGACGGAATCTTTTTTACAGGATCTGTAGAGACAGGGCGTAAGATTGGTGTTGAAGCAAGCACGCGCTTTATTCCTTATACACTCGAGCTTGGCGGAAAAGATCCTATGATTGTATTTGAAGATGCTCACATAAATAGAGCAGTTAATGGTGCAGTTTGGGGGGCATTCACGAATGCGGGACAAGTCTGCATGTCGATCGAGAGAGTTTATGTGCAACATGCGATTCATGGTGAGTTCATCGATCGACTTGTGGAAGAAACGAAGAAACTTAAGCTTGGTGAGGATATAGGTTCATTAACTTTTCCTCACCAAAAAGAGATCATTAGAAATCACGTGAAGGATGCATTAGACAAAGGAGCTCTTCTGCTAACGGGCAAACATCCTGATCATTGGGGAGAAAGCATGTATTTAGAACCAATGATCTTAACGAATGTTACAGAAGAAATGAGCATTATAAAGGAAGAGACGTTTGGACCTGTACTGCCAGTGACATCGTTTGCATCAGAGGAAGAAGCGATTGAAAAGGCGAACAGCACGGAGTTTGGTTTAAATGCAAGTGTATGGACAAAGGATTCGACGAGAGCGAATCGTGTGACTTCAAAGCTTGTAACAGGCAGTGCAGTGATTAATGATGTGATGGTTTCAGTTGCAAATCCCCATCTACCATTTGGCGGTGTGAAAAGCAGCGGTGTAGGCAGATATCATGGAGACGAAGGCTTGTTCATTTTTACTCGTCAGATGTCTGTGATGAAGGATGCTGGAATCAAACAAAGAGAAGTGAATTGGTATCCGTATGAAAATAAATACTCAAAAATAAGAACATTGATCAAAGCCTATTTTTCAAACAGCAAACAGAGGGCTGAATTAATACGTTCAGGCATCAAACAGCTTCGGAAAAAATAA
- a CDS encoding PucR family transcriptional regulator yields MLDKLKKHYKNSITTDLSQQHGFYWFLSDDSEPFGISKSAVSESELTLLRSMFNTYENDNLANTFSAQQLKWKSLLFDEKTTTEEGFYRFVHFFSKQPITDYASFSEAVNGLFPEDSVLLLNRDLKSGVIIETSKQEFSETPYEALKDMLSTDFYLDISIYIGCYNNQLHHAKETYDREQQQFLEVRNCLMPKSVYTVPDIVPYILLQTASPMADQTLTSLVEEWREEDEETLKSIKVFVECNLNVSLAAKQLYIHRNSLQYRVEKFYDKTGIDVKQLKNALTVYLAILLIEQKDLR; encoded by the coding sequence ATGCTCGATAAGCTAAAGAAGCACTATAAGAATTCCATAACAACAGACCTCTCTCAGCAGCATGGATTTTACTGGTTCCTTTCAGATGACAGCGAACCATTCGGTATTTCTAAATCTGCTGTTTCAGAATCAGAACTAACATTACTTCGATCGATGTTTAACACATATGAAAATGATAATCTTGCAAATACTTTTTCAGCACAGCAGTTAAAATGGAAATCGCTTCTTTTTGATGAAAAAACAACAACGGAAGAGGGTTTCTATCGATTTGTACACTTTTTTAGCAAGCAGCCGATTACCGATTATGCTTCTTTTTCAGAAGCGGTCAATGGACTTTTTCCGGAGGATTCTGTTCTTCTTCTTAACAGAGACCTTAAGAGTGGCGTTATTATCGAGACATCAAAACAGGAGTTTAGTGAAACACCTTATGAAGCGTTAAAAGACATGCTCTCTACAGACTTTTATTTAGATATTTCTATTTATATAGGGTGCTATAACAATCAACTTCATCACGCAAAAGAAACATACGACAGAGAGCAACAGCAGTTCTTAGAGGTTAGAAATTGCTTGATGCCTAAATCCGTGTATACGGTCCCTGATATCGTTCCCTATATCCTTCTTCAGACCGCCAGTCCGATGGCCGATCAAACATTAACATCACTAGTAGAAGAATGGCGAGAAGAAGACGAGGAAACGCTAAAAAGCATCAAAGTATTTGTTGAATGCAACCTTAACGTTTCGTTAGCAGCGAAACAATTATATATTCACCGAAACAGCCTTCAATATCGTGTGGAAAAGTTTTATGACAAAACAGGTATTGATGTTAAGCAATTGAAGAATGCACTCACCGTTTACTTGGCCATTCTTCTTATCGAACAAAAAGATCTTCGCTAG